The Devosia sp. SD17-2 genome includes a region encoding these proteins:
- a CDS encoding outer membrane protein assembly factor BamD gives MKLDVVSQISSRATRLAAVGLMAVTLAACAGGGLFGPPKIKEEPVIPAATLYQGALDDMDRQYYQTAIKKLEQLERQHPRDPMTEKSKLMQVYAHYRIGKFDQAILAADRFLAIYPNSKDVPYVLYLKGTSYFGQIKDITRDQQLSRDAIDTYNLLVSNYPRSEYAADAKEKLLVAYDQLAGKEMSVGRYYLGNGQYSAAMNRFREVVEKWQTSTHIEEALYRLTETYLLLGLTNEAMSAAAVLGHNYPASDWYKRAFDVLGKQGLAPNLNSGSWLAGFRR, from the coding sequence GTGAAGCTCGACGTTGTAAGCCAGATTTCCAGCCGTGCCACTCGGCTCGCTGCCGTCGGCCTCATGGCCGTGACCCTTGCTGCCTGTGCGGGCGGGGGTCTCTTCGGTCCTCCCAAGATCAAGGAAGAGCCAGTCATTCCGGCCGCCACCCTCTATCAGGGTGCGCTCGATGACATGGATCGCCAATACTACCAGACCGCCATCAAGAAGCTCGAGCAGCTTGAGCGCCAGCATCCGCGCGATCCGATGACGGAAAAGAGCAAGCTGATGCAGGTCTATGCCCATTACCGCATCGGCAAGTTCGATCAGGCGATCCTGGCCGCTGACCGCTTCCTCGCCATCTACCCCAACAGCAAGGACGTTCCCTACGTTCTCTACCTCAAGGGCACGTCCTACTTCGGTCAGATCAAGGACATCACCCGCGACCAGCAGCTGTCGCGCGATGCGATCGACACCTATAATCTGCTGGTGTCGAACTATCCGCGCTCGGAATATGCCGCGGACGCCAAGGAAAAGCTGCTCGTCGCCTATGACCAGCTCGCCGGCAAGGAAATGTCGGTCGGCCGCTACTACCTCGGCAATGGCCAGTATTCGGCAGCTATGAACCGCTTCCGCGAAGTGGTGGAGAAGTGGCAGACCTCGACCCATATCGAGGAAGCCCTCTATCGCCTCACCGAAACCTACCTGCTGCTCGGCCTCACCAATGAAGCCATGTCGGCAGCCGCGGTCCTCGGCCACAACTATCCGGCCAGCGACTGGTACAAGCGCGCCTTCGACGTCCTCGGCAAGCAGGGCCTCGCCCCGAACCTCAATTCGGGCAGCTGGCTCGCCGGCTTCCGCCGCTGA
- a CDS encoding class I SAM-dependent methyltransferase, producing the protein MSQNSFDGAAEHEYASRPARQVPGFADLHRMAIQLISERVSDAGKILVLGAGGGLELNAFADARPGWRFEGVDPSADMLALARTIAANHMGRIDLRQGFITDASGGPFDAASAILTFHFIPVEQRLETLRQIRKRLKPGAPLILAHISFSQAEPERSSWIARHVAYANPGTDPAQMQQSRDAIASRLTILSPEEEEAHLLEAGFAGVSLFYAGLSFRGWIAYAE; encoded by the coding sequence ATGAGCCAGAACTCCTTCGATGGCGCGGCGGAGCACGAATATGCCAGCCGACCGGCGCGGCAGGTGCCGGGTTTCGCTGATCTCCATCGCATGGCCATCCAGTTGATCAGCGAGCGCGTTTCCGATGCTGGAAAGATCCTCGTGCTCGGGGCAGGGGGTGGGCTCGAACTCAATGCCTTCGCCGACGCTCGGCCGGGCTGGCGCTTCGAGGGCGTCGACCCCTCGGCCGACATGCTGGCGCTGGCCCGCACCATCGCGGCCAATCACATGGGCCGCATCGACCTTCGTCAGGGCTTTATCACCGACGCCTCGGGCGGGCCGTTCGATGCGGCAAGTGCCATCCTCACCTTCCATTTCATTCCGGTTGAGCAGCGGCTCGAAACGCTGCGTCAGATCAGGAAGCGCCTCAAGCCTGGCGCACCCCTCATCCTCGCCCATATCAGTTTTTCTCAGGCCGAGCCGGAGCGGTCGAGCTGGATAGCGCGCCATGTGGCCTATGCCAATCCGGGAACGGATCCCGCTCAGATGCAACAGTCTCGCGACGCGATCGCCAGTCGCCTGACGATCCTTTCCCCCGAAGAGGAAGAAGCCCATCTCCTCGAGGCCGGATTTGCCGGCGTCAGCCTCTTCTATGCCGGGCTCAGTTTTCGGGGGTGGATAGCCTACGCCGAATGA
- the recN gene encoding DNA repair protein RecN gives MLNALSVRNIVLIDQLDLALDSGMTVLTGETGAGKSILLDALTLALGGRGDASLVRQGQDSGQVVAVLQLPASHPARAALRDNAIPDDEDVILRRVQFADGRTRAFINDQPVSASLLQRIGSQIVEIHGQHDDRALVDVATHRAALDAFGELTGQAEEVRSAWADLAEIQQAVKEQQARVDEALAAEDYARHTVEELEKLKPQAGEEEELATRRQQLQQAEKGAADLVEIDEILNGPSAPAPALAGLMRRMLRKADGENSIYHPIIEALDTTLAALDTANDALEDLKRDMAYDPGELESVEERLFALRAAARKHQTTCDGLAEVLQKYQSDLDTLQSGESRLKALEAQEAAARARYREVASALTAARASAARALSQAVEAELPDLKLGAARFIVDHQHDTERVAATGFDQIAFHVQTNPGTAAGPLLKVASGGELSRFLLALKVVLADRGSAPVLIFDEIDTGVGGAVADAIGRRLARLAKTVQVLTVTHAPQVAARANRHLLIEKQMVDEGAFMRTHVRPLDKAARQEEVARMLAGAEITSEARAAAKKLLSAVG, from the coding sequence ATGCTGAACGCGCTTTCGGTCCGCAATATCGTGCTCATCGACCAGCTCGACCTGGCCCTTGATAGCGGCATGACCGTGCTCACCGGTGAGACCGGTGCCGGCAAGTCCATTCTCCTCGATGCCCTGACCCTCGCCCTGGGCGGCCGCGGCGATGCTTCGCTCGTGCGTCAGGGGCAGGACAGTGGTCAGGTGGTCGCGGTTCTGCAATTGCCCGCCAGCCATCCGGCCCGCGCTGCCCTGCGCGACAATGCCATTCCCGACGATGAAGACGTTATCCTGCGCCGCGTGCAGTTCGCCGATGGCCGCACCCGCGCCTTCATCAACGACCAGCCAGTCTCTGCCTCCCTCCTGCAGCGCATCGGCAGCCAGATCGTTGAAATCCACGGCCAGCATGATGATCGCGCCCTCGTCGATGTCGCCACGCACCGCGCCGCCCTCGATGCCTTTGGCGAGCTGACCGGGCAGGCCGAGGAGGTTCGTTCCGCCTGGGCCGATCTGGCGGAAATCCAACAGGCGGTGAAGGAGCAGCAGGCCAGGGTGGACGAGGCCCTTGCCGCCGAGGACTATGCCCGCCACACGGTCGAGGAGCTGGAAAAGCTCAAGCCGCAGGCCGGCGAGGAAGAGGAACTCGCCACGCGCCGCCAGCAATTGCAGCAGGCCGAAAAGGGCGCTGCTGATCTCGTCGAGATTGACGAAATTCTCAATGGTCCTTCCGCACCTGCGCCGGCGCTGGCTGGCTTGATGCGCCGCATGCTGCGCAAGGCGGATGGCGAGAATTCGATCTATCACCCGATCATCGAGGCACTGGACACCACGCTGGCCGCCCTCGACACCGCCAATGACGCGCTCGAGGACCTCAAGCGCGACATGGCCTATGATCCCGGTGAACTGGAGTCCGTGGAAGAGCGCCTCTTTGCCCTCCGCGCCGCCGCGCGAAAGCACCAGACGACCTGCGATGGCCTCGCCGAAGTGCTCCAAAAATACCAGAGCGATCTCGATACGCTGCAGAGCGGGGAGAGCCGCCTGAAAGCTCTGGAAGCCCAGGAGGCGGCGGCCCGCGCCCGCTATCGCGAAGTCGCCAGCGCGCTCACCGCCGCCCGCGCCAGTGCCGCCCGCGCTCTCAGCCAGGCTGTCGAAGCGGAGCTGCCCGATCTCAAGCTGGGCGCCGCGCGCTTTATCGTCGACCATCAGCACGACACCGAGCGCGTCGCCGCAACCGGCTTTGACCAGATCGCCTTTCATGTGCAGACCAATCCGGGCACGGCCGCCGGCCCGCTGCTCAAGGTCGCCTCGGGAGGCGAACTCAGCCGCTTCCTCCTGGCGCTGAAAGTGGTGCTCGCCGATCGCGGCTCGGCACCCGTGCTGATCTTTGACGAAATCGATACCGGTGTTGGCGGCGCAGTCGCCGATGCCATCGGCCGGCGTCTGGCGCGGCTTGCCAAGACCGTGCAGGTGCTCACTGTCACCCATGCGCCCCAGGTTGCGGCGCGGGCCAATCGGCATCTCCTCATCGAAAAGCAGATGGTGGACGAAGGCGCCTTCATGCGCACCCATGTCCGTCCGCTTGACAAGGCCGCTCGTCAGGAAGAGGTCGCCCGCATGCTCGCCGGCGCCGAGATCACCTCCGAAGCGCGCGCTGCTGCCAAGAAATTGCTCAGCGCTGTGGGATAG